From the genome of Candidatus Manganitrophaceae bacterium:
TCTCCGATTGGGACAATGAGCCCTGTTTCCTCAGCGAAAGGAATAAATTCTAATGGGGGGATTAAGCCCAGTTCCGGATGTTCCCACCGAACCAATGCCTCCACTCCAACGATCTTTCCCGTGGCCAAATCGACCTTCGGTTGGTAATGCAGCCGGAATTCTTTCCGCTCGATCGCCCGCTGCAGATCGGTTTCCCGTATCGGCTTGTGGGAGACCTTGGGAACGAACTCCGGGGAATAAAATTGAAAACTGTTTTTCCCTTGCTCCTTTACGCGATACATGGCGGCGTCGGCATTCTTCAGCAGGGTCTCAACATCTTCCCCATCATTCGGGTAGAGGGCGATGCCAATGCTGGCCGAGATAGAAAACGCCTGTTCTTCGATCTGGATCGGCTTCGACAATTCTTGCAGAATTTTTTGGACGATTTTTGGGACATCTTCCGGCACTGCGATATCGGTTAGGATTAAGACGAACTCGTCTCCTCCCAAACGGGCCACTGTATCTCCATCCCGGACACACAGATTCAGTTTTTCTGCAACGGTCTTAAGTAGTTGATCGCCGACCGCGTGTCCCATGGTGTCGTTGATCACTTTAAACCGGTCCAGGTCGAGGAATAGGAGGGCGACCAAGCGTTTATTCCAAGGGGCTCGCAATAAGGTCTGCTGAAGGCGGTCGGTGAATAGGAAGCGATTCGGCAGGTTCGTCAAAGGATCATGATCAGCCAAATAGTTGATAATTTTTTCAGTTTGTTTTTGCTCCCGACGCATTTGAGCATGGTGCAATTCCCGCTCGATGGCCGGTTTAAGCCGCATCAGGTTATCTTTTAAAATACAATCATGTGCCCCTTCTCTCATGAGCGCGACGGCGGTCTCCTCCCCGATGGAGCCGGATACAATAATAAACGGGACGTCTAGTTCGCTGTTTTGGACCAGCTTTAAGGCGGCATGTGCGTCGAAGCGAGGCATGAAGTAATCGGAAAGGACAAGGTCCCACTGCTGTCGCTCAAGCGCAGCGCTCATCGTTTCAACGGTATCGACCCGTTCAAACTCCGGTTCATATTCTCCTTGCCGCAGGGTTTGCAAGAGCAGTGTCGTATCTTCTTCCGAATCTTCAACGATCAAGACACGAAGAGGGATGCCCATATGGAGCCCGTTGGTTTCGAGAAAGATTTATTGAAGGTAAGCCGATGGCGCTCGGTTGCCATACGGCATCTCTCTTTGAGAGCTTCAAGGCGAGCAATACAACCTGCCTCATCGTAATCGCAGCGATACCAATACCGAAATAGTAAAGAGGAATGGTCGATCTCTGTCATAAAAAACCCGAGATTCCTATTTGGAATCGTCGGGTAATTCGAGTCCAACCAGAGTTCATGGTAGGACCTGCGCCAGCACGGAAGAGAGTGTCTTCAACCTCCAGTATCCCTTCTATTATGATGATGTTTGAAACCGAAAAATGATTCCTCTCAGGCTCCGATATCTGTGCCAGTCTATACCGAATAAAAATTAACTTGTCAAGGTTAATATTGCTGTAGGAATAAGATATTAGTTATTTCTTAGCTATAACTTCTGCCTACTTGACGTCGTAAGATTTTTTGAAACCTTACCTAGAAGTCGGTGGTATCTATTAAATAAAGAGCAGCGCGCATGCACCTTTAACAGTACGTTTTATCTTTGATTCTTATTTCAGGGGTAGGTGCTATAATTAATTCATACTATATTAGTATATCCCCGCACTTGGAATCAGCGGACCGCTATCTGTAGATCCCTCCTGCATAACTGGGAAACATTATTACGAAGTTACGGTTCTCGATTTTTCCGTTTCACGCTTGATAGAGAATGGAAGGAGCGTTTCTGATGGGTGAGATGATTCGGGTCTTGATCATTGAAGATTCTCAAGAGGATGTGGAACTGTTGGTCGCAGAGCTGATCAAGGGGGGGTATGATCCTACCTTCCTGGTCGTGGATACCGCAGAGAAGATGGACGAAGCATTGGACCGACAGTCCTGGGATATCGTTTTTTCCGATTACAGCATGCCGCATTTCAACGGCGCCCAAGCATTGGTGCTATTAAAAAAAAGAAATCCCGATCTGCCGTTTATATTCGTCTCCGGGACAATTGGAGAGGATTTGGCGGTCGCGGCGATGAGGAAAGGTGCCAATGACTACTTTATCAAAGGAAATTTGAAGCGCTTGGTCCCAATGGTGGAGCGAGAACTGGATCAGGTCCGATTGCGTCGAGATCACCGCCAGTCCGAGGAGATGGTGAAACACTTGGCGTATCATGACGCATTGACCGCCCTTCCTAACCGGACACTCCTCCAGGAACGACTGCAAGCGGCCATTGTCGCTGCCGAGGTCGGACAATATCCGATGGCCCTCTTGCTGATGGATTTGAATCGATTTAAGGAAATTAACGATACCCTCGGACATCATCGGGGGGATTTCCTCTTACAGCAGGTCGGCCTGCTACTATCCAATATCTTATTTGAACCGAATCTCGTCGCGAGGCTCGGCGGAGACGAGTTTGCAGTCCTCCTGCCGAAACTGACAGACAAAGAAGAGGTCCACGCGGTCGCTCATAAAGTGCTCCAAGCTTTGGAAAGACCGATGATAGTCGAGGATCTGCCCATCGGGGTAGAGACCGGGATCGGAATTGCGATCTATCCCGATCATGGCGCAAATGCTGAAATGCTGCTGCAGCGAGCCGACGTAGCGATGTATATCGCTAAAGAAACCGGAAGTGGCTATACGATTTATGAAGATAAGCTAAACCAATACAGCCCCCGTCGGCTTGTCCTTCTGGGAGAGTTGCGGCAAGCCATTGAAAGGAACGAGCTGCTGTTGCACTTCCAGCCTAAAGTAGACCTTCAGGCGCGCCGTGTGGTCGGCGTGGAGGCACTCGCCCGTTGGCAGCATCCGGAACACGGCTTTATTCCACCGAATGAATTTGTCATTCCTGCAGAGAAAAGTGGATTAATCAAACCTTTTACTCAGTGGGTTCTGAATGCCGCACTTCGACAGTGCTATTCCTGGCAACAGCAAGGGATCGAGATCAACGTCGCCGTCAACCTGTCACGGCGGAACCTCCAAGATCCGCAGATGCCGGACCTCATTGCAGAGATGTTATCGGCCTATCACCTTGAACCGACCTGTCTGGGATTGGAGATTACAGAAAGCGCCATCATGGCAGATCCCGCAAATGCAGTGGAAGTACTAAACCGCTTAAGCAGGATGGGAATTAAGATTTCGATCGATGACTTCGGTACCGGCTATTCATCCCTGTCTTCCCTGACGGAGCTACCGGTCAGCGCGCTTAAAATCGATAAATCCTTCATTTTAGGTATGGCTCAAAATAAGAATGCCATGATTGTGCGCTCGACGATTGGATTAGCCCATCATCTTGGCCTCAATGTCGTCGCCGAGGGGGTAGAGAGCGGTGTCCTATTGGAGAAGCTCACTGCCTTCGGTTGTGATGAAGCGCAAGGCTACTTTATCAGCCGGCCGATTCCCGCAGAGGAGTTGACCCGTTGGTTGGGTGAATCCTCGTGGCGATCAAAATGGCGTTAAAATAAAAACCGGTTTGGTTAGAGTTAGGAATTCATAAGAATCCAAGTCAGCAAGAAAAAGGTTTGATGGAATAATCTCGAATGGGAGGTGATACTAAATTGATGAGTGACTTAAAACAGAAGTCCCAATTCATAAGCAGGGAGGTAGGGGATAACAAAAGCAATCTCCTGGGACGCTTTCTGGCGATAGGAGTCACATTTACTGCAGCACTCATCGGGCTCGGTTCGCCGGCCTGGGCGGAAAATATCTCACAACCTTTAGAGGTCCGCGGGTCGCTTACGGATTTAAGTTTAGAGGAGTTAATGAACGTGGAGGTCGTTACCTACTCCAAGAGCCCTCAGAAATGGTTTGATACCCCCGCGGCCGTTTATGTCATCACCCAAGAGGACATCCGCCGCTCCGGGGTGACCAACATCCCGGAGGCGCTGCGGATGGCCCCCGGGGTAGAAGTCTACCGGGTCAACGCTAACCAGTGGGTCGTTGGCATCCGCGGCTTTACCAGCCTCACCGGCCGGCTCTCTCCTTCTCTACTCGTCTTGATCGATGGCAGAAGTGTCTACTCGCCCCTTCTGGCCGGGGTCTTCTGGGAGGTGCAGGATCTGCTGCTGGAAGATGTTGAGAGGATCGAGGTCATCCGGGGGCCGGGCGGAACACTCTGGGGGGCCAATGCGGTCAACGGTGTCATTAATATCATCACCAAGCATTCGAAGGAGACCCAAGGGGGATTGGCGACCCTAGGGGCCGGGACGGAGGAGCGGGACTTCGCCGGGGTTCGATATGGGGGTGCGGTCGGGGAGCGCCTCCATTACCGCGTTTATGGAAAGTTCTTTAACCGGGATGCGGCGTTTCATCCCACCGG
Proteins encoded in this window:
- a CDS encoding EAL domain-containing protein, whose product is MGEMIRVLIIEDSQEDVELLVAELIKGGYDPTFLVVDTAEKMDEALDRQSWDIVFSDYSMPHFNGAQALVLLKKRNPDLPFIFVSGTIGEDLAVAAMRKGANDYFIKGNLKRLVPMVERELDQVRLRRDHRQSEEMVKHLAYHDALTALPNRTLLQERLQAAIVAAEVGQYPMALLLMDLNRFKEINDTLGHHRGDFLLQQVGLLLSNILFEPNLVARLGGDEFAVLLPKLTDKEEVHAVAHKVLQALERPMIVEDLPIGVETGIGIAIYPDHGANAEMLLQRADVAMYIAKETGSGYTIYEDKLNQYSPRRLVLLGELRQAIERNELLLHFQPKVDLQARRVVGVEALARWQHPEHGFIPPNEFVIPAEKSGLIKPFTQWVLNAALRQCYSWQQQGIEINVAVNLSRRNLQDPQMPDLIAEMLSAYHLEPTCLGLEITESAIMADPANAVEVLNRLSRMGIKISIDDFGTGYSSLSSLTELPVSALKIDKSFILGMAQNKNAMIVRSTIGLAHHLGLNVVAEGVESGVLLEKLTAFGCDEAQGYFISRPIPAEELTRWLGESSWRSKWR
- a CDS encoding EAL domain-containing protein, which produces MGIPLRVLIVEDSEEDTTLLLQTLRQGEYEPEFERVDTVETMSAALERQQWDLVLSDYFMPRFDAHAALKLVQNSELDVPFIIVSGSIGEETAVALMREGAHDCILKDNLMRLKPAIERELHHAQMRREQKQTEKIINYLADHDPLTNLPNRFLFTDRLQQTLLRAPWNKRLVALLFLDLDRFKVINDTMGHAVGDQLLKTVAEKLNLCVRDGDTVARLGGDEFVLILTDIAVPEDVPKIVQKILQELSKPIQIEEQAFSISASIGIALYPNDGEDVETLLKNADAAMYRVKEQGKNSFQFYSPEFVPKVSHKPIRETDLQRAIERKEFRLHYQPKVDLATGKIVGVEALVRWEHPELGLIPPLEFIPFAEETGLIVPIGEWVLRTACVQNKTWQAVGLPPIRIAVNLSVRQFHQQNLIDTIFKVIDETDLDPQYLELELTETVVMKNAEATVITLRELNGRGVKISIDGFGTGHSPLGYLSRFPISSLKIERNFVRNVATDLDHVAIVTAIITLAHSLKMKVIAEAVENLDQLESLRSLKCDEIQGYVCSKPVPADEMKEIFKVGQFWT